TGATTTCGTCGAATAAAGTGGCGAATACATTGAGTTATTCGTTTTACAAGGAGTTAAGACAAGTGTTGGAAGACAATCAAAAAACGTATTTATATGAAACCAATGTTGGTGCAGGTTTACCTTTGATAGATACGATAAAATTATTGCATCTTTCTGGGGAGAATATCACGAAGATAAAAGGAGTTTTCTCAGGAACATTGAGTTATTTGTTTAATAATTTCTCTGCTAAAGATGCTCCGTTTAGCGAAATATTGAAAGAAGCTATCGATAACGGTTACACTGAACCAGATCCAAGAGAAGATCTTTGTGGAAATGACGTAGGTAGAAAATTATTGATTTTGGCAAGAGAATTAGACTTGCAAAATGAATTTGAAGAAATCAGTATTCAAAACTTAATTCCGGAACATTTACGTGAAGGAGAAGTTTCGGATTTCTTGAATAAATTGAAAGAGTTTGATCCAATTTATAATAAAATAAAAGCCGAACAAGAACCAAATCATGTATTGAGATATATTGGCGAATTATCAGGAGATTTACAAAACGATAAAGGAAATCTTGAAGTGAAATTGGTTTCTGTACCAAAAGATACAGCGCTAGGCGGATTGAAAGGTTCTGATTCATTCTTCGAAATTTATACAGAATCGTATGGAGATAGACCAATTGTAATTCAAGGAGCTGGAGCAGGTTCTGCTGTAACGGCAAGAGGAGTTTTTGGAGATATTTTGAGATTGTCAGATAAAGGATAAATATTTTTATAATTTTAGAATAAAGATAACCGTCGAACTCGCTTTTAAAAATAGGGTTATAAACTTTTAAAAAAATAACTATGGTAGAAGTTTTTAGTGGTTCTTATTTTGAGGCAATGAATGTTAGAAATTTATTGGAAGTAAATGAAATTTCAGTTTTTACTCAAAATGAATTTATGTCAAATATTGAACCTTGGGTAGTTGCTTCGGGAGGTTTAAATGCTGTAAAACTCCAAGTTGATCAATTGGATTTAGATGCGGCAAGAGTAATAATAGAGGATTATTTAAAAGGAATTAATGATCTAGTAGATATTGAAGATAAATGAAATAATTAGCTGGATTTGTATCTAAAAATCCTTGCCATCAGTTTACAGGAAGAGATGTTTTGAGATTGTAAGATAAAGTGATAGAATAAAAAAACAAATAAATTAAATTTTAGATTATAAAAGCCCCAACCTATTAAACCTATAAAAAAATAATGAAAAAAATCTTTTTCCTTTTGTGTTTAGTTTCTTTTACTATGCAGGCAAAGTATTATGAAGCAGTATTAACTTTTGAAAACGGAACTGTAAAAAAAGGATTTGCAGAGATGGTAGAAATTCAAGATTCTAAAGTTAAGTTCAGACTTACTGAGAAAGGAGATACAGAGAAAATATTGAGTGAAGACCTTAAGAAAATTGAATACACTGATAAAGATGGAAATAAATATGAGGCGGATAGATTGTTTATCCATACCGACAAAGGTGAAAAAGGTATAAAAAAAGGGACTAAAAAATATTGGTTGTACGTGGTTTATTCTAATGGAATTAAATTAGTAACAGATGCACTGCAATCTACTTTTAGATATAATCCGAGTAATGGAACGACTACAGGAGCTGCAGGTGCTACTCTTTTTTATTTAGGAAAAGAGAAAGAGGATGGTGTTTTTTTTGTTTTTATGTTGTCTTCTATGAATTCTATAAATATAGGAATGGATAAATCGGTTAGAAAGCATTGTGAACTTTTGTTTAAAGATTGTCCTTCTTTTTTGGAAGCGGTAAATAAAGAAAATTTTAAAAAGACAACTTTAATGAATCGCTTAATTGAGCTTTATGAAACGAATAATTGTAATAAAAAAGTAGAAATTAAGCCAGTGGCAAAACCAGGGATTAAGTCTAAGAAAAGCAAAAAGAATTAATAGTCGGAAACAGATAAGGATTTTAGATCCAAGCGATAGCGAACAGGCGAAATAATTTTGATTTCAGATTGAGTTGAGGATAATTAAAAAGCAATTGGTATGATATTTATTACCCAGTTTATATATGTAATTGAAGGTCAGGAAGCAGTTTTTAATGAGTTTGAATCTCTTGCAATTCCGATTATTGCAAAATACAATGGACAGCTTTTAATGCGAATTAGACCAGAAGAAAGTAATTTTATAGAATGCACAATAGAAAAACCGTATGAAATTCATTTGGTTTCATTTGCAACCGATGAAGATTTTGAAAATTTTAAACAGGATGAGGAGCGAAAACTTTTTTTACATTTAAAAGAGAAATCAATTCAATCTATTTTGTTTTTAAAAGGAATAAAACTGTAAATAATTAATTTAAATAGGGAC
The Flavobacterium sp. 5 DNA segment above includes these coding regions:
- a CDS encoding DUF1330 domain-containing protein; this encodes MIFITQFIYVIEGQEAVFNEFESLAIPIIAKYNGQLLMRIRPEESNFIECTIEKPYEIHLVSFATDEDFENFKQDEERKLFLHLKEKSIQSILFLKGIKL
- a CDS encoding putative signal transducing protein, coding for MVEVFSGSYFEAMNVRNLLEVNEISVFTQNEFMSNIEPWVVASGGLNAVKLQVDQLDLDAARVIIEDYLKGINDLVDIEDK